In a single window of the Elaeis guineensis isolate ETL-2024a chromosome 4, EG11, whole genome shotgun sequence genome:
- the LOC105043662 gene encoding malate dehydrogenase isoform X2, which translates to MAKDAVRVLVTGAAGQIGYALVPMIARGVMLGPDQPVILHMLDIPPAAEALSGVKMELIDAAFPLLKGVVATTNVVEACTGVNIAVMVGGFPRKEGMERKDVMSKNVSIYKEQASALEKHAAANCKVLVVANPANTNALILKEFAPSIPAKNVTCLTRLDHNRALGQISERLNMQVSDVKNVIIWGNHSSTQYPDVNHATVTTQAGEKSVRELIANDTWLNGEFITIVQQRGAAIIKARKLSSALSAASAACDHICDWVLGTPKGTWVSMGVYSDGSYGIPAGLIYSFPVTCEKGEWSIVQGLKIDEFSRAKMDATANELIEEKSLAYSCLS; encoded by the exons ATGGCCAAAGACGCTGTCAGGGTTCTCGTCACCGGTGCTGCTG GACAGATAGGGTATGCTCTTGTCCCAATGATTGCTAGGGGGGTGATGTTGGGCCCTGATCAACCTGTAATTCTGCACATGCTTGACATTCCCCCTGCTGCGGAGGCTTTAAGTGGTGTGAAAATGGAGTTGATAGATGCTGCATTTCCTCTTCTTAAAG GTGTTGTTGCTACCACTAATGTGGTAGAGGCTTGTACTGGTGTCAACATAGCTGTAATGGTAGGCGGGTTTCCTAGGAAAGAGGGGATGGAAAGGAAAGATGTCATGTCAAAAAATGTTTCTATTTACAAAGAACAAGCTTCAGCCTTGGAGAAGCATGCAGCTGCAAATTGCAAG GTGCTGGTTGTTGCTAACCCAGCTAACACCAATGCGCTGATCCTAAAAGAATTCGCACCGTCGATCCCTGCAAAGAATGTCACTTGCCTGACGCGGCTTGATCACAACCGAGCGCTTGGTCAAATCTCAGAGAGGCTAAATATGCAAGTTAGCGATGTGAAAAATGTCATCATATGGGGAAACCACTCTTCAACTCAATATCCTGATGTCAATCATGCAACCGTTACCACTCAAGCTGGAGAAAAATCAGTCAGAGAACTCATTGCCAATGATACATG GTTGAATGGCGAGTTCATCACTATTGTGCAGCAGCGAGGCGCAGCTATCATTAAAGCACGTAAGCTGTCAAGTGCACTGTCTGCTGCCAGTGCTGCTTGTGATCACATATGCGATTGGGTTCTTGGTACTCCCAAG GGCACTTGGGTATCCATGGGAGTGTACTCAGATGGGTCCTATGGTATTCCTGCTGGCCTGATCTACTCCTTTCCTGTTACTTGTGAGAAAGGAGAATGGTCCATAGTGCAGG GTCTTAAAATTGATGAATTTTCACGGGCAAAGATGGACGCCACAGCAAACGAGCTTATTGAAGAAAAATCTCTGGCCTACTCATGCCTTTCCTGA
- the LOC105043662 gene encoding malate dehydrogenase isoform X1, with translation MASLFFFQRIIRCVVNLLMSCKDAEKQPIKVLITGAAGQIGYALVPMIARGVMLGPDQPVILHMLDIPPAAEALSGVKMELIDAAFPLLKGVVATTNVVEACTGVNIAVMVGGFPRKEGMERKDVMSKNVSIYKEQASALEKHAAANCKVLVVANPANTNALILKEFAPSIPAKNVTCLTRLDHNRALGQISERLNMQVSDVKNVIIWGNHSSTQYPDVNHATVTTQAGEKSVRELIANDTWLNGEFITIVQQRGAAIIKARKLSSALSAASAACDHICDWVLGTPKGTWVSMGVYSDGSYGIPAGLIYSFPVTCEKGEWSIVQGLKIDEFSRAKMDATANELIEEKSLAYSCLS, from the exons ATGGcgtctcttttcttcttccaaaGGATTATTAGATGTGTCGTGAATCTTTTGATGAGTTGCAAGGACGCGGAGAAGCAACCCATCAAAGTATTGATCACCGGTGCCGCAG GACAGATAGGGTATGCTCTTGTCCCAATGATTGCTAGGGGGGTGATGTTGGGCCCTGATCAACCTGTAATTCTGCACATGCTTGACATTCCCCCTGCTGCGGAGGCTTTAAGTGGTGTGAAAATGGAGTTGATAGATGCTGCATTTCCTCTTCTTAAAG GTGTTGTTGCTACCACTAATGTGGTAGAGGCTTGTACTGGTGTCAACATAGCTGTAATGGTAGGCGGGTTTCCTAGGAAAGAGGGGATGGAAAGGAAAGATGTCATGTCAAAAAATGTTTCTATTTACAAAGAACAAGCTTCAGCCTTGGAGAAGCATGCAGCTGCAAATTGCAAG GTGCTGGTTGTTGCTAACCCAGCTAACACCAATGCGCTGATCCTAAAAGAATTCGCACCGTCGATCCCTGCAAAGAATGTCACTTGCCTGACGCGGCTTGATCACAACCGAGCGCTTGGTCAAATCTCAGAGAGGCTAAATATGCAAGTTAGCGATGTGAAAAATGTCATCATATGGGGAAACCACTCTTCAACTCAATATCCTGATGTCAATCATGCAACCGTTACCACTCAAGCTGGAGAAAAATCAGTCAGAGAACTCATTGCCAATGATACATG GTTGAATGGCGAGTTCATCACTATTGTGCAGCAGCGAGGCGCAGCTATCATTAAAGCACGTAAGCTGTCAAGTGCACTGTCTGCTGCCAGTGCTGCTTGTGATCACATATGCGATTGGGTTCTTGGTACTCCCAAG GGCACTTGGGTATCCATGGGAGTGTACTCAGATGGGTCCTATGGTATTCCTGCTGGCCTGATCTACTCCTTTCCTGTTACTTGTGAGAAAGGAGAATGGTCCATAGTGCAGG GTCTTAAAATTGATGAATTTTCACGGGCAAAGATGGACGCCACAGCAAACGAGCTTATTGAAGAAAAATCTCTGGCCTACTCATGCCTTTCCTGA